The Macaca fascicularis isolate 582-1 chromosome 1, T2T-MFA8v1.1 genome includes a window with the following:
- the RNF19B gene encoding E3 ubiquitin-protein ligase RNF19B isoform X3 gives MGSEKDSESPRSTSLHAAAPDPKCRNSGRRRRLTFHSVFSASARGRRSRAKPQAEPPPPAAPPLPAPAPAAAQAPPPEALPAEPAAEAEVEAAAAAAAEPGFDDEEAAEGGGPGAEEVECPLCLVRLPPELAPRLLSCPHRSCRDCLRHYLRLEISESRVPISCPECSERLNPHDIRLLLADPPLMHKYEEFMLRRYLASDPDCRWCPAPDCGYAVIAYGCASCPKLTCEREGCQTEFCYHCKQIWHPNQTCDMARQQRAQSLRVRTKHTSGLSYGQESGPADDIKPCPRCSAYIIKMNDGSCNHMTCAVCGCEFCWLCMKEISDLHYLSPSGCTFWGKKPWSRKKKILWQLGTLIGAPVGISLIAGIAIPAMVIGIPVYVGRKIHSRYEGRKTSKHKRNLAITGGVTLSVIASPVIAAVSVGIGVPIMLAYVYGVVPISLCRGGGCGVSTANGKGVKIEFDEDDGPITVADAWRALKNPSIGESSIEGLTSVLSTSGSPTDGLSVMQGPYSETASFAALSGGTLSGGILSSGKGKYSRECNNMEIQVDIEAKPSHYQLVSGSSTEDSLHVHAQMAENEEEGSGGGGSEEDPPCRHQSCEQKDCLASKPWDISLAQPESIRSDLESSDTQSDDVPDITSDECGSPRSHTAACPSTPRAQGAPSPSAHMNLSALAEGQTVLKPEGGEARV, from the exons ATGGGCTCCGAAAAGGACTCCGAGTCGCCGCGCTCCACATCCCTACATGCGGCCGCGCCCGACCCCAAGTGCCGCAACAGCGGCCGGCGCCGGCGCCTCACCTTCCACAGCGTCTTCTCCGCCTCGGCCCGCGGTCGCCGCTCCCGGGCCAAGCCGCAGGCCGAGCCGCCGCCCCCGGCCGCGCCGCCGCTGCCCGCCCCGGCCCCTGCCGCGGCCCAGGCCCCGCCGCCCGAGGCGCTGCCCGCCGAGCCGGCCGCCGAGGCCGAGGTGgaggccgcggcggcggcggcggcggagccGGGGTTCGACGATGAGGAGGCGGCGGAGGGCGGCGGCCCAGGCGCGGAGGAGGTGGAGTGCCCGCTCTGCCTGGTGCGGCTGCCGCCCGAGCTGGCCCCGCGCCTCCTCAGCTGTCCGCACCGCTCGTGCCGGGACTGCCTCCGCCACTACCTGCGCCTGGAGATAAGCGAGAGCAGGGTGCCCATCAGCTGCCCCGAGTGCAGCGAGCGACTCAACCCGCACGACATCCGTTTGCTGCTCGCCGACCCGCCGCTTATGCACAAGTACGAGGAGTTCATGCTGCGTCGCTACCTAGCCTCGGACCCCGACTGCCGCTGGTGCCCGGCCCCGGACTGCGG TTATGCTGTTATTGCCTATGGCTGTGCCAGCTGCCCGAAGCTAACTTGTGAGAGGGAAGGTTGCCAGACGGAGTTCTGCTACCACTGCAAGCAGATATGGCATCCAAATCAGACATGCGATATGGCCCGTCAACAGAGGGCCCAGAGTTTACGAGTTCGGACCAAACATACTTCAGGTCTAAGTTATGGGCAAGAATCTGGACCAG CAGATGACATCAAGCCATGCCCACGATGCAGTGCTTATATTATCAAGATGAATGATGGAAGCTGTAATCACATGACCTGTGCAGTGTGTGGCTGTGAATTCTGCTGGCTTTGTATGAAAGAGATCTCAGACTTGCATTACCTCAG CCCCTCTGGCTGTACATTCTGGGGCAAGAAGCCATGGAGCCGTAAGAAGAAAATTCTTTGGCAGCTGGGCACGTTGATTGGTGCTCCAGTGGGGATTTCTCTCATTGCTGGCATTGCCATTCCTGCCATGGTCATTGGCATTCCTGTTTATGTTGGAAGGAAG aTTCACAGCAGGTATGAGGGAAGGAAAACCTCCAAACACAAGAGGAATTTGGCTATCACTGGAGGAGTGACTTTGTCTGTCATTGCATCCCCAGTTATTGCTGCAGTTAGTGTTG GTATTGGTGTCCCCATTATGCTGGCATATGTCTATGGGGTTGTGCCTATTTCTCTTTGTCGTGGAGGTGGCTGTGGAGTTAGCACAGCCAACGGAAAAGGAGTGAAAATTGAATTTGATGAAGATGATGGTCCAATCACAG TGGCAGATGCCTGGAGAGCCCTCAAGAATCCCAGCATTGGGGAAAGCAGCATTGAAGGCCTGACTAGTGTATTGAGCACTAGTGGAAGCCCTACAGATGGACTCAGTGTTATGCAAGGTCCTTACAGCGAAACAGCCAGCTTTGCAGCCCTCTCAGGGGGCACGCTAAGTGGCGGCATTCTCTCCAGTGGCAAGGGAAAATACAGCAG AGAATGCAACAATATGGAAATCCAAGTGGACATTGAAGCCAAACCAAGCCACTATCAGCTGGTGAGTGGAAGCAGCACGGAGGACTCGCTCCATGTTCATGCTCAGATGGCAGAGAATGAAGAAGAAGGTAGTGGTGGCGGAGGCAGTGAAGAGGATCCCCCCTGCAGACACCAAAGCTGTGAACAGAAAGACTGCCTGGCCAGCAAACCTTGGGACATCAGCCTGGCCCAGCCTGAAAGCATCCGCAGTGACCTAGAGAGCTCTGATACACAGTCAGACGATGTGCCAGACATCACTTCAGATGAGTGTGGCTCCCCCCGCTCCCATACTGCAGCCTGCCCCTCGACCCCCAGAGCCCAAGGTGCACCGAGCCCAAGTGCCCATATGAACCTCTCTGCCCTAGCCGAGGGACAAACTGTCTTGAAGCCAGAAGGTGGAGAAGCCAGAGTATGA